The Dasypus novemcinctus isolate mDasNov1 chromosome 2, mDasNov1.1.hap2, whole genome shotgun sequence genome includes a region encoding these proteins:
- the TCF7 gene encoding transcription factor 7 isoform X7: MPQLDAGGGGAGGGDDLGAPDELLAFQDEGEEQDDKSRDSTAGPERDLAELKSSLVNESEGAAGGAGVPGAGAGASAEVEGRAEALGREHTSQRLFSDKLPESLEDGLKAPECASGMYKETVYSAFNLLMHCPPSSGAGQHPQPQPPLHNKTSQHPHGIPQLSPLYEHFSSPHPTPVPADISQKQGVHRPLQTPDLSGFYSLTSGSMGQLPHTVSWKTQAESKAEKEAKKPTIKKPLNAFMLYMKEMRAKVIAECTLKESAAINQILGRRWHALSREEQAKYYELARKERQLHMQLYPGWSARDNYGKKKRRSREKHQESNTDPGSPKKCRARFGLNQQTDWCGPCRWVCPHHPHPHSCFKLLP, translated from the exons ATGCCGCAGCTGGACGCCGGcgggggcggcgcgggcggcggcgaCGACCTCGGCGCGCCCGACGAGCTGCTGGCCTTCCAGGACGAGGGCGAGGAGCAGGACGACAAGAGCCGCGACAGCACCGCGGGCCCCGAGCGCGACCTGGCCGAGCTCAAGTCGTCGCTCGTCAACGAGTCCGAGGGCGCGGCCGGCGGCGCGGGGGTCCCGGGGGCCGGCGCGGGGGCCAGCGCCGAGGTCGAGGGCCGGGCCGAG GCGCTCGGGCGGGAACACACTTCGCAGAGACTTTTCTCGGACAAACTTCCAGAGTCTCTGGAGGACG GCCTGAAGGCGCCGGAGTGTGCCAGCGGCATGTACAAAGAGACCGTCTACTCCGCTTTCAATCTGCTCATGCACTGCCCACCCTCCTCCGGAGCAGGGCAGCACCCCCAGCCGCAGCCCCCACTG CACAATAAGACCAGTCAGCACCCCCATGGCATCCCCCAACTCTCACCTCTCTATGAACATTTCAGCAGCCCACACCCCACACCTGTGCCTGCGGACATCAGCCAGAAGCAAG GAGTTCACAGGCCCCTGCAGACCCCTGACCTCTCTGGCTTCTACTCTCTGACCTCAGGCAGCATGGGACAGCTCCCCCACACTGTGAGCTG GAAGACCCAGGCAGAGTCCAAGGCAGAGAAGGAGGCCAAGAAGCCAACCATCAAGAAGCCACTCAATGCCTTCATGCTGTACATGAAGGAGATGAGAGCCAAGGTCATCGCAGAGTGCACACTCAAGGAGAGCGCTGCCATCAATCAGATCCTGGGCCGCAGG tgGCATGCACTGTCGCGGGAAGAACAGGCCAAGTATTATGAGCTGGCTCGCAAGGAGAGGCAGCTGCACATGCAGCTATACCCAGGCTGGTCGGCGCGGGACAACTAC GGGAAGAAGAAGAGGCGGTCGAGGGAAAAGCACCAAGAATCCAACACAG ATCCTGGCTCGCCTAAGAAATGCCGTGCTCGCTTTGGCCTCAACCAGCAGACGGATTGGTGTGGTCCATGCAGGTGGGTTtgtccccaccaccctcacccccactctTGCTTCAAGCTGCTTCCCTGA
- the TCF7 gene encoding transcription factor 7 isoform X3: MPQLDAGGGGAGGGDDLGAPDELLAFQDEGEEQDDKSRDSTAGPERDLAELKSSLVNESEGAAGGAGVPGAGAGASAEVEGRAEALGREHTSQRLFSDKLPESLEDGLKAPECASGMYKETVYSAFNLLMHCPPSSGAGQHPQPQPPLHNKTSQHPHGIPQLSPLYEHFSSPHPTPVPADISQKQGVHRPLQTPDLSGFYSLTSGSMGQLPHTVSWFTHPSLMLGSGVPGHPAAIPHPAIVPPSGKQELQPYDRNLKTQAESKAEKEAKKPTIKKPLNAFMLYMKEMRAKVIAECTLKESAAINQILGRRWHALSREEQAKYYELARKERQLHMQLYPGWSARDNYGKKKRRSREKHQESNTDPGSPKKCRARFGLNQQTDWCGPCRWVCPHHPHPHSCFKLLP; the protein is encoded by the exons ATGCCGCAGCTGGACGCCGGcgggggcggcgcgggcggcggcgaCGACCTCGGCGCGCCCGACGAGCTGCTGGCCTTCCAGGACGAGGGCGAGGAGCAGGACGACAAGAGCCGCGACAGCACCGCGGGCCCCGAGCGCGACCTGGCCGAGCTCAAGTCGTCGCTCGTCAACGAGTCCGAGGGCGCGGCCGGCGGCGCGGGGGTCCCGGGGGCCGGCGCGGGGGCCAGCGCCGAGGTCGAGGGCCGGGCCGAG GCGCTCGGGCGGGAACACACTTCGCAGAGACTTTTCTCGGACAAACTTCCAGAGTCTCTGGAGGACG GCCTGAAGGCGCCGGAGTGTGCCAGCGGCATGTACAAAGAGACCGTCTACTCCGCTTTCAATCTGCTCATGCACTGCCCACCCTCCTCCGGAGCAGGGCAGCACCCCCAGCCGCAGCCCCCACTG CACAATAAGACCAGTCAGCACCCCCATGGCATCCCCCAACTCTCACCTCTCTATGAACATTTCAGCAGCCCACACCCCACACCTGTGCCTGCGGACATCAGCCAGAAGCAAG GAGTTCACAGGCCCCTGCAGACCCCTGACCTCTCTGGCTTCTACTCTCTGACCTCAGGCAGCATGGGACAGCTCCCCCACACTGTGAGCTG GTTCACTCACCCATCCCTGATGCTAGGCTCTGGTGTACCTGGTCACCCCGCAGCCATCCCCCACCCAGCGATTGTGCCCCCCTCAGGAAAGCAGGAGCTGCAGCCCTATGACCGAAACCT GAAGACCCAGGCAGAGTCCAAGGCAGAGAAGGAGGCCAAGAAGCCAACCATCAAGAAGCCACTCAATGCCTTCATGCTGTACATGAAGGAGATGAGAGCCAAGGTCATCGCAGAGTGCACACTCAAGGAGAGCGCTGCCATCAATCAGATCCTGGGCCGCAGG tgGCATGCACTGTCGCGGGAAGAACAGGCCAAGTATTATGAGCTGGCTCGCAAGGAGAGGCAGCTGCACATGCAGCTATACCCAGGCTGGTCGGCGCGGGACAACTAC GGGAAGAAGAAGAGGCGGTCGAGGGAAAAGCACCAAGAATCCAACACAG ATCCTGGCTCGCCTAAGAAATGCCGTGCTCGCTTTGGCCTCAACCAGCAGACGGATTGGTGTGGTCCATGCAGGTGGGTTtgtccccaccaccctcacccccactctTGCTTCAAGCTGCTTCCCTGA
- the TCF7 gene encoding transcription factor 7 isoform X5, whose amino-acid sequence MPQLDAGGGGAGGGDDLGAPDELLAFQDEGEEQDDKSRDSTAGPERDLAELKSSLVNESEGAAGGAGVPGAGAGASAEVEGRAEALGREHTSQRLFSDKLPESLEDGLKAPECASGMYKETVYSAFNLLMHCPPSSGAGQHPQPQPPLHNKTSQHPHGIPQLSPLYEHFSSPHPTPVPADISQKQGVHRPLQTPDLSGFYSLTSGSMGQLPHTVSWPSPPLYPLSPSCGYRQHFPAPTAAPGAPYPRFTHPSLMLGSGVPGHPAAIPHPAIVPPSGKQELQPYDRNLKTQAESKAEKEAKKPTIKKPLNAFMLYMKEMRAKVIAECTLKESAAINQILGRRWHALSREEQAKYYELARKERQLHMQLYPGWSARDNYGKKKRRSREKHQESNTDT is encoded by the exons ATGCCGCAGCTGGACGCCGGcgggggcggcgcgggcggcggcgaCGACCTCGGCGCGCCCGACGAGCTGCTGGCCTTCCAGGACGAGGGCGAGGAGCAGGACGACAAGAGCCGCGACAGCACCGCGGGCCCCGAGCGCGACCTGGCCGAGCTCAAGTCGTCGCTCGTCAACGAGTCCGAGGGCGCGGCCGGCGGCGCGGGGGTCCCGGGGGCCGGCGCGGGGGCCAGCGCCGAGGTCGAGGGCCGGGCCGAG GCGCTCGGGCGGGAACACACTTCGCAGAGACTTTTCTCGGACAAACTTCCAGAGTCTCTGGAGGACG GCCTGAAGGCGCCGGAGTGTGCCAGCGGCATGTACAAAGAGACCGTCTACTCCGCTTTCAATCTGCTCATGCACTGCCCACCCTCCTCCGGAGCAGGGCAGCACCCCCAGCCGCAGCCCCCACTG CACAATAAGACCAGTCAGCACCCCCATGGCATCCCCCAACTCTCACCTCTCTATGAACATTTCAGCAGCCCACACCCCACACCTGTGCCTGCGGACATCAGCCAGAAGCAAG GAGTTCACAGGCCCCTGCAGACCCCTGACCTCTCTGGCTTCTACTCTCTGACCTCAGGCAGCATGGGACAGCTCCCCCACACTGTGAGCTG GCCCAGCCCTCCTCTCTACCCCTTGTCCCCTTCCTGCGGATATAGACAGCACTTCCCTGCCCCCACTGCAGCCCCTGGCGCCCCTTACCCCAG GTTCACTCACCCATCCCTGATGCTAGGCTCTGGTGTACCTGGTCACCCCGCAGCCATCCCCCACCCAGCGATTGTGCCCCCCTCAGGAAAGCAGGAGCTGCAGCCCTATGACCGAAACCT GAAGACCCAGGCAGAGTCCAAGGCAGAGAAGGAGGCCAAGAAGCCAACCATCAAGAAGCCACTCAATGCCTTCATGCTGTACATGAAGGAGATGAGAGCCAAGGTCATCGCAGAGTGCACACTCAAGGAGAGCGCTGCCATCAATCAGATCCTGGGCCGCAGG tgGCATGCACTGTCGCGGGAAGAACAGGCCAAGTATTATGAGCTGGCTCGCAAGGAGAGGCAGCTGCACATGCAGCTATACCCAGGCTGGTCGGCGCGGGACAACTAC GGGAAGAAGAAGAGGCGGTCGAGGGAAAAGCACCAAGAATCCAACACAG
- the TCF7 gene encoding transcription factor 7 isoform X6 has translation MPQLDAGGGGAGGGDDLGAPDELLAFQDEGEEQDDKSRDSTAGPERDLAELKSSLVNESEGAAGGAGVPGAGAGASAEVEGRAEALGREHTSQRLFSDKLPESLEDGLKAPECASGMYKETVYSAFNLLMHCPPSSGAGQHPQPQPPLHNKTSQHPHGIPQLSPLYEHFSSPHPTPVPADISQKQGVHRPLQTPDLSGFYSLTSGSMGQLPHTVSWFTHPSLMLGSGVPGHPAAIPHPAIVPPSGKQELQPYDRNLKTQAESKAEKEAKKPTIKKPLNAFMLYMKEMRAKVIAECTLKESAAINQILGRRWHALSREEQAKYYELARKERQLHMQLYPGWSARDNYGKKKRRSREKHQESNTGGKRNAFGTYPEKAAAPAPFLPMTVL, from the exons ATGCCGCAGCTGGACGCCGGcgggggcggcgcgggcggcggcgaCGACCTCGGCGCGCCCGACGAGCTGCTGGCCTTCCAGGACGAGGGCGAGGAGCAGGACGACAAGAGCCGCGACAGCACCGCGGGCCCCGAGCGCGACCTGGCCGAGCTCAAGTCGTCGCTCGTCAACGAGTCCGAGGGCGCGGCCGGCGGCGCGGGGGTCCCGGGGGCCGGCGCGGGGGCCAGCGCCGAGGTCGAGGGCCGGGCCGAG GCGCTCGGGCGGGAACACACTTCGCAGAGACTTTTCTCGGACAAACTTCCAGAGTCTCTGGAGGACG GCCTGAAGGCGCCGGAGTGTGCCAGCGGCATGTACAAAGAGACCGTCTACTCCGCTTTCAATCTGCTCATGCACTGCCCACCCTCCTCCGGAGCAGGGCAGCACCCCCAGCCGCAGCCCCCACTG CACAATAAGACCAGTCAGCACCCCCATGGCATCCCCCAACTCTCACCTCTCTATGAACATTTCAGCAGCCCACACCCCACACCTGTGCCTGCGGACATCAGCCAGAAGCAAG GAGTTCACAGGCCCCTGCAGACCCCTGACCTCTCTGGCTTCTACTCTCTGACCTCAGGCAGCATGGGACAGCTCCCCCACACTGTGAGCTG GTTCACTCACCCATCCCTGATGCTAGGCTCTGGTGTACCTGGTCACCCCGCAGCCATCCCCCACCCAGCGATTGTGCCCCCCTCAGGAAAGCAGGAGCTGCAGCCCTATGACCGAAACCT GAAGACCCAGGCAGAGTCCAAGGCAGAGAAGGAGGCCAAGAAGCCAACCATCAAGAAGCCACTCAATGCCTTCATGCTGTACATGAAGGAGATGAGAGCCAAGGTCATCGCAGAGTGCACACTCAAGGAGAGCGCTGCCATCAATCAGATCCTGGGCCGCAGG tgGCATGCACTGTCGCGGGAAGAACAGGCCAAGTATTATGAGCTGGCTCGCAAGGAGAGGCAGCTGCACATGCAGCTATACCCAGGCTGGTCGGCGCGGGACAACTAC GGGAAGAAGAAGAGGCGGTCGAGGGAAAAGCACCAAGAATCCAACACAG gaggaaaaagaaatgcaTTCGGTACTTACCCGGAGAAGGCGGCTGCCCCAGCCCCGTTCCTTCCGATGACAGTGCTCTAG
- the TCF7 gene encoding transcription factor 7 isoform X2, with the protein MPQLDAGGGGAGGGDDLGAPDELLAFQDEGEEQDDKSRDSTAGPERDLAELKSSLVNESEGAAGGAGVPGAGAGASAEVEGRAEALGREHTSQRLFSDKLPESLEDGLKAPECASGMYKETVYSAFNLLMHCPPSSGAGQHPQPQPPLHNKTSQHPHGIPQLSPLYEHFSSPHPTPVPADISQKQGVHRPLQTPDLSGFYSLTSGSMGQLPHTVSWPSPPLYPLSPSCGYRQHFPAPTAAPGAPYPRFTHPSLMLGSGVPGHPAAIPHPAIVPPSGKQELQPYDRNLKTQAESKAEKEAKKPTIKKPLNAFMLYMKEMRAKVIAECTLKESAAINQILGRRWHALSREEQAKYYELARKERQLHMQLYPGWSARDNYGKKKRRSREKHQESNTGGKRNAFGTYPEKAAAPAPFLPMTVL; encoded by the exons ATGCCGCAGCTGGACGCCGGcgggggcggcgcgggcggcggcgaCGACCTCGGCGCGCCCGACGAGCTGCTGGCCTTCCAGGACGAGGGCGAGGAGCAGGACGACAAGAGCCGCGACAGCACCGCGGGCCCCGAGCGCGACCTGGCCGAGCTCAAGTCGTCGCTCGTCAACGAGTCCGAGGGCGCGGCCGGCGGCGCGGGGGTCCCGGGGGCCGGCGCGGGGGCCAGCGCCGAGGTCGAGGGCCGGGCCGAG GCGCTCGGGCGGGAACACACTTCGCAGAGACTTTTCTCGGACAAACTTCCAGAGTCTCTGGAGGACG GCCTGAAGGCGCCGGAGTGTGCCAGCGGCATGTACAAAGAGACCGTCTACTCCGCTTTCAATCTGCTCATGCACTGCCCACCCTCCTCCGGAGCAGGGCAGCACCCCCAGCCGCAGCCCCCACTG CACAATAAGACCAGTCAGCACCCCCATGGCATCCCCCAACTCTCACCTCTCTATGAACATTTCAGCAGCCCACACCCCACACCTGTGCCTGCGGACATCAGCCAGAAGCAAG GAGTTCACAGGCCCCTGCAGACCCCTGACCTCTCTGGCTTCTACTCTCTGACCTCAGGCAGCATGGGACAGCTCCCCCACACTGTGAGCTG GCCCAGCCCTCCTCTCTACCCCTTGTCCCCTTCCTGCGGATATAGACAGCACTTCCCTGCCCCCACTGCAGCCCCTGGCGCCCCTTACCCCAG GTTCACTCACCCATCCCTGATGCTAGGCTCTGGTGTACCTGGTCACCCCGCAGCCATCCCCCACCCAGCGATTGTGCCCCCCTCAGGAAAGCAGGAGCTGCAGCCCTATGACCGAAACCT GAAGACCCAGGCAGAGTCCAAGGCAGAGAAGGAGGCCAAGAAGCCAACCATCAAGAAGCCACTCAATGCCTTCATGCTGTACATGAAGGAGATGAGAGCCAAGGTCATCGCAGAGTGCACACTCAAGGAGAGCGCTGCCATCAATCAGATCCTGGGCCGCAGG tgGCATGCACTGTCGCGGGAAGAACAGGCCAAGTATTATGAGCTGGCTCGCAAGGAGAGGCAGCTGCACATGCAGCTATACCCAGGCTGGTCGGCGCGGGACAACTAC GGGAAGAAGAAGAGGCGGTCGAGGGAAAAGCACCAAGAATCCAACACAG gaggaaaaagaaatgcaTTCGGTACTTACCCGGAGAAGGCGGCTGCCCCAGCCCCGTTCCTTCCGATGACAGTGCTCTAG
- the TCF7 gene encoding transcription factor 7 isoform X1, producing MPQLDAGGGGAGGGDDLGAPDELLAFQDEGEEQDDKSRDSTAGPERDLAELKSSLVNESEGAAGGAGVPGAGAGASAEVEGRAEALGREHTSQRLFSDKLPESLEDGLKAPECASGMYKETVYSAFNLLMHCPPSSGAGQHPQPQPPLHNKTSQHPHGIPQLSPLYEHFSSPHPTPVPADISQKQGVHRPLQTPDLSGFYSLTSGSMGQLPHTVSWPSPPLYPLSPSCGYRQHFPAPTAAPGAPYPRFTHPSLMLGSGVPGHPAAIPHPAIVPPSGKQELQPYDRNLKTQAESKAEKEAKKPTIKKPLNAFMLYMKEMRAKVIAECTLKESAAINQILGRRWHALSREEQAKYYELARKERQLHMQLYPGWSARDNYGKKKRRSREKHQESNTDPGSPKKCRARFGLNQQTDWCGPCRWVCPHHPHPHSCFKLLP from the exons ATGCCGCAGCTGGACGCCGGcgggggcggcgcgggcggcggcgaCGACCTCGGCGCGCCCGACGAGCTGCTGGCCTTCCAGGACGAGGGCGAGGAGCAGGACGACAAGAGCCGCGACAGCACCGCGGGCCCCGAGCGCGACCTGGCCGAGCTCAAGTCGTCGCTCGTCAACGAGTCCGAGGGCGCGGCCGGCGGCGCGGGGGTCCCGGGGGCCGGCGCGGGGGCCAGCGCCGAGGTCGAGGGCCGGGCCGAG GCGCTCGGGCGGGAACACACTTCGCAGAGACTTTTCTCGGACAAACTTCCAGAGTCTCTGGAGGACG GCCTGAAGGCGCCGGAGTGTGCCAGCGGCATGTACAAAGAGACCGTCTACTCCGCTTTCAATCTGCTCATGCACTGCCCACCCTCCTCCGGAGCAGGGCAGCACCCCCAGCCGCAGCCCCCACTG CACAATAAGACCAGTCAGCACCCCCATGGCATCCCCCAACTCTCACCTCTCTATGAACATTTCAGCAGCCCACACCCCACACCTGTGCCTGCGGACATCAGCCAGAAGCAAG GAGTTCACAGGCCCCTGCAGACCCCTGACCTCTCTGGCTTCTACTCTCTGACCTCAGGCAGCATGGGACAGCTCCCCCACACTGTGAGCTG GCCCAGCCCTCCTCTCTACCCCTTGTCCCCTTCCTGCGGATATAGACAGCACTTCCCTGCCCCCACTGCAGCCCCTGGCGCCCCTTACCCCAG GTTCACTCACCCATCCCTGATGCTAGGCTCTGGTGTACCTGGTCACCCCGCAGCCATCCCCCACCCAGCGATTGTGCCCCCCTCAGGAAAGCAGGAGCTGCAGCCCTATGACCGAAACCT GAAGACCCAGGCAGAGTCCAAGGCAGAGAAGGAGGCCAAGAAGCCAACCATCAAGAAGCCACTCAATGCCTTCATGCTGTACATGAAGGAGATGAGAGCCAAGGTCATCGCAGAGTGCACACTCAAGGAGAGCGCTGCCATCAATCAGATCCTGGGCCGCAGG tgGCATGCACTGTCGCGGGAAGAACAGGCCAAGTATTATGAGCTGGCTCGCAAGGAGAGGCAGCTGCACATGCAGCTATACCCAGGCTGGTCGGCGCGGGACAACTAC GGGAAGAAGAAGAGGCGGTCGAGGGAAAAGCACCAAGAATCCAACACAG ATCCTGGCTCGCCTAAGAAATGCCGTGCTCGCTTTGGCCTCAACCAGCAGACGGATTGGTGTGGTCCATGCAGGTGGGTTtgtccccaccaccctcacccccactctTGCTTCAAGCTGCTTCCCTGA
- the TCF7 gene encoding transcription factor 7 isoform X4 yields the protein MPQLDAGGGGAGGGDDLGAPDELLAFQDEGEEQDDKSRDSTAGPERDLAELKSSLVNESEGAAGGAGVPGAGAGASAEVEGRAEALGREHTSQRLFSDKLPESLEDGLKAPECASGMYKETVYSAFNLLMHCPPSSGAGQHPQPQPPLHNKTSQHPHGIPQLSPLYEHFSSPHPTPVPADISQKQGVHRPLQTPDLSGFYSLTSGSMGQLPHTVSWPSPPLYPLSPSCGYRQHFPAPTAAPGAPYPRFTHPSLMLGSGVPGHPAAIPHPAIVPPSGKQELQPYDRNLKTQAESKAEKEAKKPTIKKPLNAFMLYMKEMRAKVIAECTLKESAAINQILGRRWHALSREEQAKYYELARKERQLHMQLYPGWSARDNYGKKKRRSREKHQESNTDNSLHYS from the exons ATGCCGCAGCTGGACGCCGGcgggggcggcgcgggcggcggcgaCGACCTCGGCGCGCCCGACGAGCTGCTGGCCTTCCAGGACGAGGGCGAGGAGCAGGACGACAAGAGCCGCGACAGCACCGCGGGCCCCGAGCGCGACCTGGCCGAGCTCAAGTCGTCGCTCGTCAACGAGTCCGAGGGCGCGGCCGGCGGCGCGGGGGTCCCGGGGGCCGGCGCGGGGGCCAGCGCCGAGGTCGAGGGCCGGGCCGAG GCGCTCGGGCGGGAACACACTTCGCAGAGACTTTTCTCGGACAAACTTCCAGAGTCTCTGGAGGACG GCCTGAAGGCGCCGGAGTGTGCCAGCGGCATGTACAAAGAGACCGTCTACTCCGCTTTCAATCTGCTCATGCACTGCCCACCCTCCTCCGGAGCAGGGCAGCACCCCCAGCCGCAGCCCCCACTG CACAATAAGACCAGTCAGCACCCCCATGGCATCCCCCAACTCTCACCTCTCTATGAACATTTCAGCAGCCCACACCCCACACCTGTGCCTGCGGACATCAGCCAGAAGCAAG GAGTTCACAGGCCCCTGCAGACCCCTGACCTCTCTGGCTTCTACTCTCTGACCTCAGGCAGCATGGGACAGCTCCCCCACACTGTGAGCTG GCCCAGCCCTCCTCTCTACCCCTTGTCCCCTTCCTGCGGATATAGACAGCACTTCCCTGCCCCCACTGCAGCCCCTGGCGCCCCTTACCCCAG GTTCACTCACCCATCCCTGATGCTAGGCTCTGGTGTACCTGGTCACCCCGCAGCCATCCCCCACCCAGCGATTGTGCCCCCCTCAGGAAAGCAGGAGCTGCAGCCCTATGACCGAAACCT GAAGACCCAGGCAGAGTCCAAGGCAGAGAAGGAGGCCAAGAAGCCAACCATCAAGAAGCCACTCAATGCCTTCATGCTGTACATGAAGGAGATGAGAGCCAAGGTCATCGCAGAGTGCACACTCAAGGAGAGCGCTGCCATCAATCAGATCCTGGGCCGCAGG tgGCATGCACTGTCGCGGGAAGAACAGGCCAAGTATTATGAGCTGGCTCGCAAGGAGAGGCAGCTGCACATGCAGCTATACCCAGGCTGGTCGGCGCGGGACAACTAC GGGAAGAAGAAGAGGCGGTCGAGGGAAAAGCACCAAGAATCCAACACAG ATAACTCTCTTCACTATTCctag